Proteins from a genomic interval of Neodiprion lecontei isolate iyNeoLeco1 chromosome 2, iyNeoLeco1.1, whole genome shotgun sequence:
- the LOC107219695 gene encoding hemolymph lipopolysaccharide-binding protein isoform X2 translates to MAIIFVALQISLCITLTMAQQPASTNPVAAWLYQPTIIYVSNSLNTLLTPHQGRNQWITTRSDYTYLPGFGAYKVHPRAASWNKGRKTCEAEGGHLVILNSRAEANKVGELFKKAEQVTGTLYPELFSVGIHDFYEEGHFVTIHGQTLEKAGFNEWADGEPNNLSDESCGAMYHDARLLDVNCGILYGFVCELPIN, encoded by the exons ATGGCGATCATCTTCGTTGCACTCCAAATATCGTTGTGTATTACACTGACGATGGCACAACAACCTGCATCAACTAATCCTGTTGCAGCCTGGCTTTATCAACCGACAATCA TTTATGTCTCGAATTCGCTTAACACGTTGCTGACACCCCACCAGGGACGGAATCAGTGGATTACCACCAGAAGTGACTACAC GTACCTTCCGGGATTTGGTGCCTACAAAGTTCACCCGCGAGCGGCTTCATGGAACAAGGGTCGGAAGACTTGCGAGGCGGAGGGCGGTCATTTAGTCATCCTTAACTCCCGCGCCGAGGCGAATAAAGTTGGTGAGCTTTTTAAAAAAGCGGAGCAAGTTACTGGAACTCTTTACCCAGAATTGTTCAGCGTTGGAATTCATGATTTTTACGAAGAGGGCCACTTTGTAACTATCCACGGTCAGACTTTGGAGAAGGCTGGCTTCAATGAATGGGCGGACGGCGAGCCCAACAACCTTAGCGATGAAAGTTGCGGAGCGATGTACCATGATGCTCGACTCCTCGACGTTAATTGTGGTATTCTATACGGCTTCGTATGTGAGCTGccgataaattga
- the LOC107219695 gene encoding hemolymph lipopolysaccharide-binding protein isoform X1, whose translation MAIIFVALQISLCITLTMAQQPASTNPVAAWLYQPTITVYVSNSLNTLLTPHQGRNQWITTRSDYTYLPGFGAYKVHPRAASWNKGRKTCEAEGGHLVILNSRAEANKVGELFKKAEQVTGTLYPELFSVGIHDFYEEGHFVTIHGQTLEKAGFNEWADGEPNNLSDESCGAMYHDARLLDVNCGILYGFVCELPIN comes from the exons ATGGCGATCATCTTCGTTGCACTCCAAATATCGTTGTGTATTACACTGACGATGGCACAACAACCTGCATCAACTAATCCTGTTGCAGCCTGGCTTTATCAACCGACAATCA CAGTTTATGTCTCGAATTCGCTTAACACGTTGCTGACACCCCACCAGGGACGGAATCAGTGGATTACCACCAGAAGTGACTACAC GTACCTTCCGGGATTTGGTGCCTACAAAGTTCACCCGCGAGCGGCTTCATGGAACAAGGGTCGGAAGACTTGCGAGGCGGAGGGCGGTCATTTAGTCATCCTTAACTCCCGCGCCGAGGCGAATAAAGTTGGTGAGCTTTTTAAAAAAGCGGAGCAAGTTACTGGAACTCTTTACCCAGAATTGTTCAGCGTTGGAATTCATGATTTTTACGAAGAGGGCCACTTTGTAACTATCCACGGTCAGACTTTGGAGAAGGCTGGCTTCAATGAATGGGCGGACGGCGAGCCCAACAACCTTAGCGATGAAAGTTGCGGAGCGATGTACCATGATGCTCGACTCCTCGACGTTAATTGTGGTATTCTATACGGCTTCGTATGTGAGCTGccgataaattga